A single Clostridium sp. AN503 DNA region contains:
- a CDS encoding ABC transporter substrate-binding protein has protein sequence MKKRVFALSLAVLTAASTLLSGCGGGPEGSMPPDGSGGDSGSNELFVYNWGEYIDEDVISQFEEETGIKVVYDLFETNEEMYPVIEAGAVNYDVVCPSDYMIQKMRENDLLAELNFDNIPNADQIDPAYMEMSRTFDPENKYSVPYCWGTVGILYNTKRLEELGVEPPTSWEDLWDERLSGEILMQDSVRDAFMVALKKDGYSMNSTSEEELELAKQDLIDQKPLVQAYVIDQVRDKMIGGEAAVGVIYSGEMLYIQEEVENLGLDYNLEYVLPEEGTNLWLDSWVIPKNARNKENAEKWIDFLCRPEIAKANFEYITYPTPNKGALELLDEDVRNNKSVFPDMDSLTNSEVYMYLGDDVDAIYNNLWKEVKSN, from the coding sequence ATGAAAAAAAGAGTATTTGCACTGTCCCTGGCAGTCCTGACTGCCGCTTCCACCCTTCTGTCCGGCTGCGGAGGCGGCCCGGAAGGCAGCATGCCGCCAGACGGTTCCGGCGGGGATTCCGGGTCCAATGAGCTTTTCGTCTACAACTGGGGCGAATATATTGACGAGGACGTGATCTCCCAGTTTGAGGAAGAGACCGGCATCAAGGTAGTCTATGACTTATTTGAGACCAATGAGGAGATGTATCCGGTTATCGAGGCCGGCGCTGTCAACTACGATGTGGTCTGCCCGTCCGACTACATGATCCAGAAGATGCGCGAAAATGACCTGCTGGCGGAGCTTAACTTTGACAATATCCCCAACGCCGACCAGATCGATCCGGCTTATATGGAGATGTCCAGGACCTTCGATCCGGAAAACAAATATTCCGTGCCGTACTGCTGGGGGACCGTGGGCATCCTGTACAACACAAAACGGCTGGAAGAGCTTGGAGTAGAGCCGCCCACAAGCTGGGAGGACCTTTGGGACGAGCGTTTAAGCGGCGAGATCCTTATGCAGGACAGTGTCCGCGACGCATTTATGGTAGCGCTCAAAAAAGACGGCTACTCCATGAACAGCACCAGTGAAGAAGAATTAGAGCTGGCAAAACAGGATCTGATCGACCAGAAGCCTCTTGTCCAGGCTTATGTCATCGACCAGGTACGCGACAAGATGATCGGCGGCGAGGCCGCAGTGGGCGTCATCTATTCCGGCGAAATGCTCTACATCCAGGAGGAAGTGGAAAACCTGGGCTTAGACTACAACCTGGAATATGTGCTCCCAGAGGAGGGCACCAACCTCTGGCTGGATTCCTGGGTCATCCCGAAAAATGCCAGGAACAAGGAAAATGCAGAGAAATGGATCGATTTCCTCTGCCGTCCGGAGATCGCCAAGGCCAACTTTGAGTACATCACCTATCCGACCCCGAACAAGGGCGCTTTAGAGCTGCTGGATGAAGATGTAAGGAACAACAAATCCGTATTCCCGGATATGGACTCTTTAACAAACAGTGAAGTGTACATGTATCTGGGCGATGACGTGGATGCCATCTACAATAACCTGTGGAAAGAAGTCAAATCCAACTGA
- a CDS encoding LacI family DNA-binding transcriptional regulator, with the protein MKPKQVTIKDVAREAGVSVATVSRALNGLGGLSEETREYVLSVCEKLAYVPNTLARGLVMQHTQTIGLVVPDITSPFYSRLMVLAAAEAKLCGYQVLLCSSFRNYEMEMDYFKLLIGNQVEGILFFPVGEESAKNLYHFLRYVPIVALNQMPEGNPIPYVCADERRSGQLAAEYLIGCGCRNLLFIGYEDRLAHRCRAESFLYAAEQAGIYAEIFESEGRYKSSFERGYRQFSEFLGQKRFKPEGVIAASDATANGVVKACMERNIAIPEDISLIGFDNINADLPTIELTSVSISHSHHVKRAIELLIRMRDGRRVKENEKHIFLLPELVERDSCWKRTSD; encoded by the coding sequence ATGAAACCAAAGCAGGTGACGATCAAGGATGTTGCCAGAGAAGCGGGTGTTTCGGTGGCTACCGTTTCGAGAGCACTTAATGGCCTTGGGGGGTTAAGTGAGGAGACCCGGGAGTATGTCCTTAGTGTCTGCGAGAAGCTGGCATATGTACCTAATACACTGGCGAGAGGACTGGTGATGCAGCACACCCAGACCATTGGGCTTGTGGTGCCGGATATCACCAGTCCTTTCTATTCCAGGTTGATGGTCCTGGCGGCAGCCGAGGCAAAACTGTGTGGATATCAGGTGCTTTTGTGCAGCAGTTTCCGAAATTATGAAATGGAGATGGATTATTTCAAGCTGTTGATCGGGAATCAGGTGGAGGGTATCTTATTTTTTCCAGTGGGGGAAGAAAGCGCTAAGAATCTGTATCATTTTCTGCGGTATGTGCCGATTGTGGCTTTGAACCAGATGCCGGAGGGAAATCCGATTCCGTACGTGTGTGCAGATGAAAGGAGGAGTGGACAGCTTGCAGCTGAGTATCTGATCGGGTGTGGATGTCGGAATCTCCTGTTTATAGGCTATGAGGACCGTCTTGCCCATCGGTGCCGGGCGGAGAGTTTTTTATATGCTGCGGAGCAGGCGGGGATCTACGCAGAGATATTTGAGAGTGAGGGCCGGTATAAAAGCAGTTTTGAACGAGGTTACCGGCAGTTCAGTGAATTTTTGGGGCAGAAGCGTTTTAAACCGGAGGGAGTGATCGCAGCAAGCGATGCGACAGCAAATGGTGTGGTTAAGGCATGTATGGAGCGGAATATTGCGATTCCTGAAGATATATCTTTGATCGGCTTTGATAATATCAATGCAGATCTTCCGACTATTGAATTGACTTCTGTGTCTATTTCCCACAGTCATCATGTGAAACGGGCTATTGAACTGCTGATCCGAATGAGAGACGGGCGCAGGGTAAAAGAAAATGAGAAGCATATTTTTCTGCTGCCAGAACTGGTGGAGAGGGACTCTTGCTGGAAGAGGACATCAGATTGA
- a CDS encoding sulfatase-like hydrolase/transferase, with amino-acid sequence MIKEKKHVLFIQTDQWSGSYFGFAGHPSVMTPTIDQLARDGIVFDRCYSTCPVCIPARRSLMTGTSPRTHGDRLYQDRLPMPEMPTLAEAFKRGGYQTVAVGKLHVYPQRNRIGFDEVILQEEGRYEFGVVDDYQIWLGEQGYVGQEFAHGMGNNTYLARPWPLPEYTHPTAWTTREMVRQIKRRDPCRPFFFYISYQFPHPPLVPPADYLAMYGADSVIPPVEGDWEDDSLVIRYMTENSHIYSAREIQLARRAYFAQCTYIDHQIRLLIGTLREQGLLHNTLIVFTSDHGDMLFDHHIVGKRCFYEASANIPLIFSGKPVEEKRGMVDGRLACLEDVMPTLLEFCGLPKPETVEGFSLFGDETRHCLFGEISEGVKATRMILDERYKLIYYPFGNKKQLFDIKKDRQELHDLAGQEKYRVVSERLEEELIRELYGEDRRWVVDGKLVGEACPEYAPSQDYGFSNQRGLHWPPPEK; translated from the coding sequence TTGATAAAAGAGAAAAAACACGTGCTGTTCATCCAGACTGACCAGTGGTCTGGCAGTTATTTTGGCTTTGCTGGACATCCGTCGGTGATGACGCCGACGATCGACCAGTTAGCGCGGGACGGTATCGTGTTTGACCGGTGTTACAGTACTTGTCCGGTATGTATCCCGGCTCGAAGGAGTTTAATGACAGGGACCAGCCCTCGGACCCATGGGGACCGTCTGTATCAGGACCGGCTTCCCATGCCGGAAATGCCGACGTTGGCAGAGGCGTTTAAAAGAGGCGGCTATCAAACTGTGGCGGTGGGGAAATTGCATGTATATCCACAGAGGAACAGGATTGGCTTTGATGAGGTCATTCTGCAGGAGGAAGGGCGGTATGAGTTTGGTGTGGTGGATGATTACCAAATCTGGCTGGGAGAACAGGGCTACGTGGGCCAGGAATTTGCCCATGGGATGGGCAACAATACTTATCTGGCGCGGCCCTGGCCGCTGCCGGAGTATACCCATCCGACAGCATGGACGACCCGTGAGATGGTACGGCAGATAAAACGGCGTGACCCGTGCCGACCATTTTTCTTCTATATTTCTTATCAATTTCCTCATCCGCCGTTGGTCCCGCCTGCAGATTACCTGGCTATGTATGGAGCGGACAGCGTGATCCCGCCGGTGGAAGGCGACTGGGAAGATGACAGTTTGGTGATAAGATACATGACAGAAAATTCACACATCTATAGTGCCAGGGAAATCCAGTTGGCGAGACGGGCGTATTTTGCACAGTGTACCTATATTGACCATCAGATCCGATTGCTTATAGGGACTCTCAGGGAGCAAGGGCTTTTACATAATACGCTGATTGTGTTTACCAGTGATCACGGGGATATGCTGTTTGACCACCATATCGTTGGTAAACGGTGCTTTTATGAAGCTTCAGCCAATATACCGTTGATTTTCTCCGGAAAGCCGGTGGAAGAAAAGAGGGGGATGGTGGATGGGCGATTGGCCTGTCTGGAGGATGTGATGCCTACTCTGCTGGAGTTTTGCGGTCTGCCGAAGCCGGAAACTGTGGAGGGATTTTCTTTGTTTGGAGATGAGACCCGACACTGCCTGTTTGGTGAGATCAGTGAAGGCGTGAAGGCTACCAGGATGATCCTGGATGAAAGGTATAAGCTTATTTACTATCCGTTTGGCAATAAAAAGCAGTTGTTTGATATCAAAAAGGACCGGCAGGAGCTTCATGATCTGGCAGGACAGGAGAAATACCGGGTAGTTAGTGAGCGATTGGAAGAAGAGCTGATACGGGAGCTGTATGGGGAGGACCGCAGATGGGTTGTGGACGGGAAACTGGTCGGTGAAGCATGTCCGGAATATGCGCCGTCACAGGATTATGGTTTTTCAAACCAGCGGGGGCTTCACTGGCCTCCGCCGGAAAAATAA
- a CDS encoding DUF378 domain-containing protein yields the protein MRNKALDYTALTIAIIGAVNWGLVGFFDFNLVAFLFGSMSWLSRIIYALVGLCGLYLISFYMRTGNVEAQ from the coding sequence ATGAGAAATAAGGCATTGGATTATACGGCACTGACCATCGCGATTATCGGTGCGGTGAACTGGGGTCTGGTGGGATTCTTCGACTTCAACCTGGTGGCTTTTCTGTTCGGAAGCATGTCCTGGCTTTCCAGAATCATCTACGCTCTGGTAGGACTGTGCGGGCTTTATCTGATCAGTTTTTATATGCGGACAGGAAATGTTGAAGCCCAGTAA
- a CDS encoding cupin domain-containing protein: MNIGLKLKELRVVKGLTQEELADRAELSKGFISQLERNLTSPSIATLTDILQCLGTSLGEFFNETPEEQIVFGKADYFEKYDADLKNDIRWIIPNAQKNVMEPILLTLEAGGSTYPDNPHEGEEFGYVLQGAISIHIGSRTYKAKKGESFYFISDKKHYLTSKTGAVLIWVSSPPSF, translated from the coding sequence ATGAACATCGGTTTAAAACTGAAGGAACTGCGGGTCGTAAAAGGGCTTACGCAGGAGGAGCTGGCGGACCGCGCAGAGCTCTCCAAGGGCTTTATCTCCCAGCTGGAGCGGAATCTGACTTCCCCTTCCATTGCAACCCTGACTGATATCCTGCAGTGTCTGGGGACGTCACTGGGAGAATTTTTCAACGAGACCCCGGAGGAGCAGATCGTTTTCGGAAAAGCTGATTATTTTGAAAAATATGACGCGGATCTGAAGAATGATATCAGGTGGATCATCCCCAACGCCCAGAAAAATGTGATGGAGCCGATCCTCCTTACCCTGGAGGCCGGAGGCTCCACCTACCCGGACAATCCCCATGAGGGGGAGGAGTTCGGCTACGTGCTCCAGGGCGCCATATCCATACACATCGGAAGCCGGACCTACAAAGCAAAAAAAGGCGAGTCTTTCTACTTTATATCGGATAAAAAGCATTATCTTACCAGCAAAACCGGCGCAGTCCTGATCTGGGTCAGCTCACCGCCAAGCTTTTAA
- the aroC gene encoding chorismate synthase: MAGSTFGTIFRIMTWGESHGKGVGVTIDGCPAGLPLCEEDIQEYLDRRKPGQSRYATARKEGDEVELLSGVFEGKTTGTPIAMMVRNQDQRSKDYSAIMDVYRPGHADYCFEQKYGFRDYRGGGRSSARETIARVAAGAVACKLLSQFGITVTAYVKSIGEFEVDPKRFDLAERDLNSLNMPDAVAASETAEFLERMMAAHDSVGGVVECIVHGVPAGIGEPVFDKLDACLARAVMSIGAVKGFEIGDGFAAARALGSQNNDPFLADGDGTVKKATNHSGGILGGMSDGSDIVLRAAFKPTPSIAQEQHTANNAGQNVEIAIKGRHDPVVVPRAVVVVEAMTALTIADLLLADRSARMREA, translated from the coding sequence ATGGCAGGTTCAACATTTGGGACCATATTCCGAATCATGACATGGGGAGAGTCCCACGGCAAAGGCGTCGGTGTCACCATCGACGGCTGTCCCGCGGGACTTCCTCTGTGCGAGGAGGATATTCAGGAGTATTTAGACAGAAGGAAGCCGGGGCAGAGCCGGTACGCCACCGCCAGGAAAGAGGGCGATGAGGTGGAGCTCCTGTCGGGAGTATTTGAAGGTAAGACCACGGGCACCCCGATCGCCATGATGGTGCGCAACCAGGACCAGAGGTCGAAAGACTACAGCGCGATCATGGATGTGTACCGCCCGGGACATGCGGATTACTGTTTTGAGCAGAAGTACGGTTTTCGGGATTACCGGGGCGGCGGGCGTTCCTCGGCGCGGGAGACGATCGCGCGGGTGGCGGCAGGCGCGGTGGCATGTAAGCTGTTATCCCAATTCGGGATCACCGTGACCGCTTATGTGAAGAGCATCGGCGAGTTTGAGGTGGATCCGAAACGGTTTGATCTGGCGGAGCGGGATTTAAACAGCCTCAATATGCCGGACGCAGTGGCGGCTTCAGAGACCGCTGAGTTTTTGGAACGGATGATGGCGGCGCATGATTCGGTGGGCGGCGTGGTAGAATGTATCGTACATGGAGTCCCCGCCGGGATCGGAGAGCCGGTATTTGACAAGCTGGACGCCTGTCTGGCCAGGGCAGTCATGTCCATCGGCGCAGTGAAGGGCTTTGAGATCGGGGATGGTTTCGCGGCGGCAAGGGCACTGGGTTCCCAGAACAACGACCCATTCCTTGCAGACGGGGATGGGACGGTAAAGAAGGCGACCAATCATTCCGGCGGTATTTTGGGCGGCATGAGCGACGGCAGCGATATTGTGCTGCGGGCGGCCTTTAAACCGACCCCGTCCATCGCACAGGAGCAGCACACAGCCAACAATGCCGGACAGAATGTGGAGATCGCTATCAAAGGACGCCACGACCCTGTGGTGGTCCCGCGGGCCGTGGTGGTGGTGGAAGCCATGACGGCGCTGACCATAGCAGACCTGCTGCTGGCGGACCGGAGCGCGCGGATGCGTGAGGCCTGA
- the rpiB gene encoding ribose 5-phosphate isomerase B: MKIVIGNDHTALEMKEEIRAYVESKGYEVIDVGTNGHESCDYPEFGEKVGRAVAAGEADYGIAICGTGIGIGIAAGKVKGVRVCTCSEPYSARLSRMHNDTNVLTFGARVIGVEMAKMIVDEWLDNSYEGGRHKRRVDQLMEIEKRQ, from the coding sequence ATGAAGATTGTAATCGGTAATGACCATACGGCTCTGGAGATGAAGGAAGAGATCAGGGCGTATGTGGAATCGAAGGGGTATGAAGTGATTGATGTCGGGACAAACGGTCATGAGAGCTGTGACTATCCAGAATTCGGAGAGAAGGTCGGCCGTGCGGTAGCTGCCGGGGAGGCGGATTATGGTATTGCCATCTGCGGCACCGGCATCGGGATCGGCATTGCGGCGGGGAAGGTAAAGGGAGTGCGGGTCTGCACCTGCAGCGAGCCCTACAGCGCCAGGCTGTCCCGGATGCACAATGACACCAACGTCCTTACCTTCGGCGCCCGGGTCATCGGAGTGGAGATGGCAAAGATGATCGTAGATGAGTGGCTGGACAACAGCTATGAGGGGGGACGGCATAAACGCAGGGTGGATCAGCTGATGGAGATTGAGAAGCGGCAGTGA
- a CDS encoding ABC transporter permease: MSRLRQNFKKIWQDFYLVIIMIFLYAPIATMVVLSFNSSKSRTQWGGFTLQWYTQMFASRNIMDALYNTLMIAFLSALIATVIGTAASIAINSMKALPKTILMGITNIPMLNADIVTGISLMLAFIAFGISLGFKTVLIAHITFNIPYVILSVMPKLKQTSRSTYEAAMDLGAGPVYAFFKVVFPDILPGVLSGFLLAFTMSLDDFIITHFTRGAGINTLSTLIYSEVRRGIKPSMYALSTVIFATVLVLLIISNFAPRRKQAGK; this comes from the coding sequence ATGAGCCGGCTGAGACAGAATTTCAAGAAAATCTGGCAGGATTTCTATCTGGTCATCATCATGATCTTTTTGTATGCACCGATAGCCACCATGGTGGTCCTGTCCTTCAACAGTTCCAAATCCCGTACCCAGTGGGGCGGGTTCACACTGCAGTGGTATACCCAGATGTTCGCCAGCCGCAACATTATGGATGCCCTGTACAACACGCTGATGATCGCATTTTTATCGGCTCTTATCGCGACCGTCATCGGCACCGCCGCCTCCATCGCCATAAACAGCATGAAGGCCCTGCCAAAGACCATACTCATGGGCATCACCAATATCCCCATGCTGAATGCGGATATCGTGACCGGTATCTCCCTGATGCTGGCGTTCATCGCATTTGGCATCTCACTGGGATTTAAAACTGTGCTGATCGCGCATATTACCTTTAACATCCCGTATGTGATCCTAAGCGTCATGCCGAAACTGAAGCAGACCAGCCGTTCCACCTACGAGGCCGCCATGGATCTGGGCGCAGGTCCTGTATACGCATTTTTCAAGGTGGTGTTCCCGGATATCCTTCCGGGGGTGCTGTCGGGATTTTTGCTGGCTTTCACCATGTCGCTGGATGATTTCATCATCACGCATTTCACCAGAGGAGCGGGCATCAACACCCTGTCCACCCTGATCTACAGTGAAGTGCGGCGCGGCATCAAACCTTCCATGTACGCACTGTCTACCGTGATTTTTGCCACCGTCCTGGTGCTGCTGATCATCAGCAATTTTGCACCCCGCAGGAAACAGGCAGGCAAATAG
- a CDS encoding ABC transporter permease, which yields MNKKILAGPYLVWMVGFIVIPLALIFFYGLTDKSGAFTLANVLSIATPEHSKALFLSLLLSFVSTVICLLLAYPLAMILRNRGVGQGSFIVFIFILPMWMNFLLRTLAWQTLLEKSGVINGILASLHLPRQNLINTPGAIVLGMVYNFLPFMVLPIYNVLCKIDDNTINAARDLGANFTQTLLWVWFPLSLPGVISGITMVFVPALTTFVISNLLGGSKILLIGNVIEQEFTKGSNWNLGSGLSLVLMIFILISMALIAKYDKNGEGSAF from the coding sequence ATGAATAAGAAAATTTTAGCCGGGCCTTACCTGGTATGGATGGTTGGCTTCATCGTCATCCCGCTGGCGCTGATCTTTTTCTATGGACTGACGGACAAGTCCGGGGCCTTTACCCTGGCAAACGTTTTGTCCATCGCCACGCCGGAGCATTCCAAAGCATTGTTTTTATCTCTGCTGCTCTCTTTTGTGAGCACGGTCATCTGCCTGCTTCTGGCATATCCGCTGGCGATGATCTTGAGAAACCGCGGCGTGGGGCAGGGAAGCTTTATTGTATTTATCTTCATCCTTCCCATGTGGATGAACTTCCTGCTGCGTACCCTGGCATGGCAGACCCTTCTGGAAAAGAGCGGCGTGATCAACGGGATCCTCGCTTCCCTGCATCTGCCCAGGCAGAACCTGATCAACACGCCGGGCGCCATCGTGCTGGGCATGGTATACAACTTCCTGCCCTTTATGGTGCTTCCGATCTACAACGTGCTCTGCAAGATTGACGACAATACCATCAACGCGGCCCGGGATCTGGGCGCCAATTTTACCCAGACACTGCTCTGGGTGTGGTTTCCATTAAGCCTGCCGGGTGTGATCAGCGGCATCACCATGGTATTTGTGCCGGCGCTGACCACCTTCGTGATCTCCAACTTATTGGGCGGCAGCAAGATCCTTTTGATCGGCAACGTCATTGAGCAGGAGTTTACCAAAGGCAGCAACTGGAACCTGGGCTCCGGGCTTTCTCTGGTGCTGATGATATTTATCCTCATAAGCATGGCGCTGATCGCCAAGTATGACAAAAACGGAGAGGGGAGTGCATTCTGA
- a CDS encoding beta-propeller fold lactonase family protein, with amino-acid sequence MAAKGKYMAYVGSYSYNGKAKGITVYDVDVEKGVFRERCEVEVDNSSYLIASTDGKTLYSIADEGVVAFRILENGSLSRLNSAKIKGMRGCHLSTDKNDKYVFVSGFHDGKATILRLRRDGGVGEIVDGVFHKGLGSVADRNFRPHVTCTRRTPDDKYVMVADSGLDQVKIYRFNEQDEHLMQVDAIRCDLESAPRCFRFSSDGKFIYLMYEQKNVIDVYTYEGGDRVPVIEKIQTISTTAPKHNQLTAACSMRFSTDERHLFCGNAGDETVSVYSRDPETGLLTQLCCLPISGEYPKDLCVFPDDRHLASINHESGTITFFKVDYEKGLLIMSANEIRCNEPNSCVIIKVGD; translated from the coding sequence ATGGCAGCAAAAGGAAAATACATGGCGTATGTCGGTTCCTATTCCTATAACGGCAAAGCTAAGGGTATCACGGTATATGATGTGGACGTGGAAAAAGGCGTTTTCCGTGAGCGCTGTGAGGTAGAGGTTGACAATTCCTCCTATCTGATCGCATCTACGGATGGCAAGACCTTATATTCGATCGCAGATGAAGGGGTAGTGGCGTTCCGTATCCTGGAGAACGGAAGCTTATCGAGGCTGAACAGCGCCAAGATCAAGGGAATGCGAGGCTGCCATCTGTCCACGGATAAGAATGATAAATATGTGTTTGTCTCCGGGTTCCACGATGGGAAAGCGACGATCCTGCGGCTGCGCCGTGACGGAGGCGTGGGCGAGATCGTGGACGGGGTGTTCCATAAGGGATTAGGGAGCGTAGCGGACCGGAATTTCCGTCCCCATGTGACCTGTACCAGAAGGACGCCGGACGACAAGTATGTGATGGTCGCCGATTCGGGACTTGACCAGGTGAAGATCTACCGGTTCAACGAGCAGGATGAACATCTGATGCAGGTGGACGCGATCCGCTGCGATTTAGAGTCGGCGCCCCGTTGTTTCCGGTTCAGCTCTGACGGGAAGTTCATCTACCTGATGTATGAGCAGAAGAACGTGATCGACGTTTATACCTATGAAGGAGGGGACCGGGTGCCGGTGATCGAGAAGATCCAGACCATCTCCACCACAGCGCCGAAGCACAACCAGCTGACGGCAGCCTGTTCCATGCGGTTTTCAACGGATGAGAGGCATCTGTTCTGCGGGAATGCGGGGGACGAGACGGTTTCCGTCTACAGCCGTGATCCGGAGACCGGGCTTCTGACACAGCTCTGCTGCCTGCCCATCAGCGGTGAGTATCCCAAGGATCTGTGTGTGTTCCCGGATGACAGGCATCTTGCATCCATCAACCATGAGAGCGGTACGATCACATTTTTTAAGGTGGATTATGAAAAAGGTCTGCTGATCATGAGCGCCAATGAGATCCGGTGCAATGAGCCGAACAGCTGCGTGATCATCAAGGTCGGTGATTGA
- a CDS encoding MBL fold metallo-hydrolase yields the protein MKITYIHHSGFLAETDQALLLFDFVGGPLPDLARDKDLIVFASHRHGDHFSPKIFELAQTHPRIRFVLSDDIWQNRVPEKLNCHTEFMDPGRTLRLPDGGGICITAFKSTDEGVAFMVETGGKTIYHAGDLNDWRWKEEPLSWNNNMSANYRRELELIHSKGFLPDVAMVPLDGRQEDLFSLGLDAFMRMVGAGTVFPMHFWEEYGLIRQFKELECAKEYRDRIMEITEEGQVFLLEP from the coding sequence ATGAAGATAACCTATATCCATCACAGCGGATTCCTGGCAGAGACAGACCAGGCGCTGCTGCTGTTTGATTTTGTGGGAGGTCCTTTGCCGGACCTGGCCCGGGACAAGGACTTGATCGTATTTGCCAGCCACCGCCATGGGGACCATTTCAGCCCAAAGATCTTTGAGCTGGCCCAGACCCATCCACGCATCCGCTTTGTCCTGTCAGACGATATCTGGCAGAACCGGGTTCCCGAGAAATTAAACTGCCATACCGAATTTATGGACCCGGGCAGGACGCTCCGTCTGCCTGACGGAGGCGGTATCTGCATCACTGCCTTCAAATCCACCGATGAGGGCGTAGCTTTTATGGTGGAAACAGGCGGTAAGACCATCTATCACGCCGGAGACTTGAACGACTGGCGCTGGAAGGAGGAGCCGCTTTCCTGGAACAACAATATGAGCGCCAACTACAGGCGGGAGCTTGAGCTGATCCACAGCAAAGGATTCCTCCCCGATGTGGCGATGGTTCCGCTGGACGGACGGCAGGAAGATCTGTTTTCGCTGGGGCTGGATGCGTTTATGAGGATGGTAGGCGCAGGGACCGTATTTCCCATGCATTTCTGGGAGGAGTACGGCCTGATCCGGCAGTTTAAGGAGCTGGAATGTGCAAAGGAATACCGGGACAGGATCATGGAGATCACAGAAGAAGGACAGGTCTTCCTGCTTGAGCCGTGA
- a CDS encoding ABC transporter ATP-binding protein, whose amino-acid sequence MGQSLIDLVNISKSFDGTMVLDDLSLSVKENTFVTLLGPSGCGKTTTLRIIGGFETADKGQVIFDGQDIGKIPPNKRQLNTVFQKYALFPHMNIAENIAFGLKIKNKPKAYIDDKIKYALKLVNLDGFEKRSVDSLSGGQQQRIAIARAIVNEPKVLLLDEPLGALDLKLRQDMQYELIRLKNELGITFIYVTHDQEEALTMSDIIVVMNQGYIQQMGTPEQIYNEPENAFVADFIGESNIVPGIMLRDELVQIFGANFPCVDKGFGINQPVDVVIRPEDIDLVDPSAGILTGVCTHLIFKGVHYEMEVTTPDGFEWLVHSTDMCPVGKEVGIHVDPFDIQIMNKPASEDEEAVGVNE is encoded by the coding sequence ATGGGTCAGTCTTTAATTGATTTAGTAAATATTTCCAAGAGCTTCGACGGGACCATGGTCCTGGACGATCTAAGCCTTTCCGTAAAGGAAAACACCTTTGTAACCCTCCTGGGTCCCAGCGGCTGCGGCAAGACCACAACACTCCGGATCATCGGCGGATTTGAGACCGCTGATAAAGGACAGGTGATCTTCGACGGACAGGATATCGGGAAGATCCCGCCCAACAAGCGGCAGCTCAACACCGTTTTCCAGAAATACGCGCTGTTCCCCCATATGAACATTGCGGAAAACATCGCGTTCGGCTTAAAGATCAAGAACAAACCGAAGGCTTATATCGACGACAAGATCAAATATGCCTTAAAGCTGGTGAACTTAGACGGCTTTGAGAAACGGAGCGTGGATTCCTTAAGCGGCGGCCAGCAGCAGCGGATCGCCATCGCCCGCGCCATCGTCAACGAACCGAAGGTGCTGCTTCTCGACGAGCCTTTAGGCGCGCTGGACCTAAAACTCCGGCAGGATATGCAGTACGAGCTGATCCGCCTGAAGAATGAGCTGGGCATCACCTTTATCTATGTGACCCACGACCAGGAGGAAGCGCTCACCATGTCCGACATCATTGTGGTCATGAACCAGGGCTATATCCAGCAGATGGGTACCCCGGAGCAGATCTATAACGAGCCGGAAAATGCATTTGTTGCGGACTTCATCGGCGAGAGCAACATCGTGCCGGGTATTATGCTCCGCGACGAACTGGTGCAGATCTTCGGCGCAAACTTCCCCTGTGTGGACAAGGGCTTTGGAATCAACCAGCCGGTTGACGTGGTCATCCGGCCCGAGGATATCGACCTGGTTGACCCGTCCGCAGGGATCCTGACCGGCGTATGCACCCACCTGATCTTCAAGGGTGTGCACTACGAGATGGAGGTCACTACCCCTGACGGCTTTGAGTGGCTGGTCCATTCGACGGATATGTGCCCGGTGGGCAAAGAGGTGGGCATCCATGTGGACCCCTTCGATATCCAGATCATGAACAAGCCGGCTTCGGAAGATGAGGAGGCTGTGGGTGTCAATGAATAA